The proteins below are encoded in one region of Erinaceus europaeus chromosome 15, mEriEur2.1, whole genome shotgun sequence:
- the TRAF7 gene encoding E3 ubiquitin-protein ligase TRAF7 isoform X2 produces the protein MSSGKSARYNRLSGAPTGLLSPDITSGTRMETTFGPAFSAVTTITKADGTSTYKQHRRTPSSSSTLAFSPRDEEDSMPPISTPRRSDSAISVRSLHSESSMSLRSTFSLPEEEEEPEPLVFAEQPSVKLCCQLCCGVFKDPVITTCGHTFCRRCALKSEKCPVDNAKLTVVVNNIAVAEQIGELFIHCRHGCRAVGAGKPTTFEVDPRGCPFTIKLSARKDHEGSCDYRPVRCPNNPSCPPLLKMHLEAHLKECEHIKCPHSKCTFIGNQDTYETHLETCRFEGLKEFLQQTDDRFQEMHVALAQKDQEIAFLRSMLGKLSEKIDQLEKSLELKFDVLDENQSKLSEDLMEFRRDASMLNDELSHINARLNMGILGSYDPQQIFKCKGTFVGHQGPVWCLCVYSMGDLLFSGSSDKTIKVWDTCTTYKCQKTLEGHDGIVLALCIQGCKLYSGSADCTIIVWDIQNLQKVNTIRAHDNPVCTLVSSHNMLFSGSLKAIKVWDIVGTELKLKKELTGLNHWVRALVAAQSYLYSGSYQTIKIWDIRTLDCIHVLQTSGGSVYSIAVTSHHIVCGTYENLIHVWDIESKEQVRTLTGHVGTVYALAVISTPDQTKVFSASYDRSLRVWSMDNMICTQTLLRHQGSVTALAVSRGRLFSGAVDSTVKVWTC, from the exons ATGAGCTCAGGCAAGAGCGCCCGCTACAACCGCCTCTCCGGGGCCCCGACGGGCCTCCTCTCCCCAGACATCACCTCTGGG ACCAGAATGGAGACCACCTTTGGACCCGCCTTCTCGGCTGTCACCACCATCACAAAAG CGGACGGCACCAGCACGTACAAGCAGCACCGCAGGACGCCCTCTTCCTCCAGCACCCTGGCCTTCTCCCCGCGAGATGAGGAGGACAGCATG CCCCCCATCAGCACTCCCCGCCGCTCGGACTCGGCCATCTCCGTCCGCTCCCTACACTCTGAGTCCAGCATGTCCTTGCGCTCCACGTTCTCGCTgcccgaggaggaggaggagccg GAGCCGTTGGTGTTTGCCGAGCAGCCTTCGGTAAAGCTGTGCTGCCAGCTGTGCTGCGGTGTGTTCAAGGACCCGGTGATCACCACATGCGGG CACACCTTCTGTCGGAGATGCGCCCTCAAGTCAG AGAAGTGTCCCGTGGACAACGCCAAGCTGACTGTGGTGGTGAACAACATCGCTGTGGCCGAGCAGATCGGAGAGCTGTTTATCCACTGCCGGCACGGCTGCCGGGCGGTGGGGGCTGGTAAACCCACCACCTTTGAGGTGGACCCCCGGGGCTGCCCCTTCACCATCAAGCTCAGTGCCCGCAA GGACCACGAGGGCAGCTGTGACTACCGGCCTGTGCGGTGCCCCAACAACCCCAGCTGTCCCCCACTCCTCAAGATGCACCTGGAGGCCCACCTCAAGGAGTGTGAGCACATCAAGTGTCCCCACTCCAA GTGCACGTTCATCGGGAACCAGGACACATACGAGACTCACCTGGAGACATGCCGCTTTGAGGGCCTGAAGGAATTCCTGCAGCAGACAGAcgaccgtttccaggagatgcaTGTGGCGCTGGCACAGAAGGACCAGGAGATCGCCTTCCTGCGCTCCATGCTGGGCAAGCTTTCGGAGAAGATCGACCAACTGGAGAAGAGCCTGGAGCTCAAGTTTG ATGTCCTGGATGAGAATCAGAGCAAGCTCAGCGAGGACCTCATGGAATTCCGGAGGGATGCCTCCATGCTGAAC GACGAGTTATCTCACATCAACGcacggctgaacatgggcatcctGGGAT CCTATGACCCTCAGCAGATCTTCAAGTGTAAGGGGACCTTTGTGGGCCACCAGGGTCCCGTCTGGTGCCTCTGTGTCTATTCCATGGGTGACCTCCTCTTCAGTGGCTCCTCAGACAAGACCATCAAG gtgtgggacACCTGCACCACCTACAAGTGCCAGAAGACACTGGAGGGCCACGATGGCATTGTGCTGGCGCTCTGCATCCAGGG GTGCAAGCTCTACAGCGGCTCTGCGGACTGCACCATCATC GTGTGGGACATTCAGAACCTGCAGAAGGTGAACACAATCCGTGCCCACGACAACCCTGTGTGCACGCTGGTGTCCTCCCACAACATGCTCTTCAGCGGCTCCCTCAAGGCCATCAAG GTGTGGGACATTGTGGGCACTGAGCTGAAGCTCAAGAAGGAGCTCACCGGCCTCAACCACTGGGTGCGGGCCCTGGTGGCCGCCCAGAGCTACCTGTACAGTGGTTCCTACCAGACAATCAAG ATCTGGGATATCCGCACCCTGGACTGCATCCATGTGCTGCAGACGTCAGGGGGCAGCGTCTACTCCATCGCTGTGACCAGCCACCACATTGTCTGTGGTACCTATGAGAACCTCATCCAT GTGTGGGACATCGAGTCCAAGGAGCAGGTGCGCACCCTGACAGGCCATGTGGGCACCGTGTACGCCCTGGCAGTCATCTCCACGCCAGACCAGACCAAAGTCTTCAGCGCCTCTTACGACCGGTCCCTGCGG GTCTGGAGCATGGACAACATGATCTGCACGCAGACCCTGCTGCGTCATCAGGGCAGTGTGACCGCACTGGCAGTGTCCCGGGGCCGCCTCTTCTCAGGGGCTGTGGACAGCACTGTGAAG GTCTGGACTTGCTAA
- the TRAF7 gene encoding E3 ubiquitin-protein ligase TRAF7 isoform X1, whose product MSSGKSARYNRLSGAPTGLLSPDITSGTRMETTFGPAFSAVTTITKADGTSTYKQHRRTPSSSSTLAFSPRDEEDSMPPISTPRRSDSAISVRSLHSESSMSLRSTFSLPEEEEEPEPLVFAEQPSVKLCCQLCCGVFKDPVITTCGHTFCRRCALKSEKCPVDNAKLTVVVNNIAVAEQIGELFIHCRHGCRAVGAGKPTTFEVDPRGCPFTIKLSARKDHEGSCDYRPVRCPNNPSCPPLLKMHLEAHLKECEHIKCPHSKYGCTFIGNQDTYETHLETCRFEGLKEFLQQTDDRFQEMHVALAQKDQEIAFLRSMLGKLSEKIDQLEKSLELKFDVLDENQSKLSEDLMEFRRDASMLNDELSHINARLNMGILGSYDPQQIFKCKGTFVGHQGPVWCLCVYSMGDLLFSGSSDKTIKVWDTCTTYKCQKTLEGHDGIVLALCIQGCKLYSGSADCTIIVWDIQNLQKVNTIRAHDNPVCTLVSSHNMLFSGSLKAIKVWDIVGTELKLKKELTGLNHWVRALVAAQSYLYSGSYQTIKIWDIRTLDCIHVLQTSGGSVYSIAVTSHHIVCGTYENLIHVWDIESKEQVRTLTGHVGTVYALAVISTPDQTKVFSASYDRSLRVWSMDNMICTQTLLRHQGSVTALAVSRGRLFSGAVDSTVKVWTC is encoded by the exons ATGAGCTCAGGCAAGAGCGCCCGCTACAACCGCCTCTCCGGGGCCCCGACGGGCCTCCTCTCCCCAGACATCACCTCTGGG ACCAGAATGGAGACCACCTTTGGACCCGCCTTCTCGGCTGTCACCACCATCACAAAAG CGGACGGCACCAGCACGTACAAGCAGCACCGCAGGACGCCCTCTTCCTCCAGCACCCTGGCCTTCTCCCCGCGAGATGAGGAGGACAGCATG CCCCCCATCAGCACTCCCCGCCGCTCGGACTCGGCCATCTCCGTCCGCTCCCTACACTCTGAGTCCAGCATGTCCTTGCGCTCCACGTTCTCGCTgcccgaggaggaggaggagccg GAGCCGTTGGTGTTTGCCGAGCAGCCTTCGGTAAAGCTGTGCTGCCAGCTGTGCTGCGGTGTGTTCAAGGACCCGGTGATCACCACATGCGGG CACACCTTCTGTCGGAGATGCGCCCTCAAGTCAG AGAAGTGTCCCGTGGACAACGCCAAGCTGACTGTGGTGGTGAACAACATCGCTGTGGCCGAGCAGATCGGAGAGCTGTTTATCCACTGCCGGCACGGCTGCCGGGCGGTGGGGGCTGGTAAACCCACCACCTTTGAGGTGGACCCCCGGGGCTGCCCCTTCACCATCAAGCTCAGTGCCCGCAA GGACCACGAGGGCAGCTGTGACTACCGGCCTGTGCGGTGCCCCAACAACCCCAGCTGTCCCCCACTCCTCAAGATGCACCTGGAGGCCCACCTCAAGGAGTGTGAGCACATCAAGTGTCCCCACTCCAAGTACGG GTGCACGTTCATCGGGAACCAGGACACATACGAGACTCACCTGGAGACATGCCGCTTTGAGGGCCTGAAGGAATTCCTGCAGCAGACAGAcgaccgtttccaggagatgcaTGTGGCGCTGGCACAGAAGGACCAGGAGATCGCCTTCCTGCGCTCCATGCTGGGCAAGCTTTCGGAGAAGATCGACCAACTGGAGAAGAGCCTGGAGCTCAAGTTTG ATGTCCTGGATGAGAATCAGAGCAAGCTCAGCGAGGACCTCATGGAATTCCGGAGGGATGCCTCCATGCTGAAC GACGAGTTATCTCACATCAACGcacggctgaacatgggcatcctGGGAT CCTATGACCCTCAGCAGATCTTCAAGTGTAAGGGGACCTTTGTGGGCCACCAGGGTCCCGTCTGGTGCCTCTGTGTCTATTCCATGGGTGACCTCCTCTTCAGTGGCTCCTCAGACAAGACCATCAAG gtgtgggacACCTGCACCACCTACAAGTGCCAGAAGACACTGGAGGGCCACGATGGCATTGTGCTGGCGCTCTGCATCCAGGG GTGCAAGCTCTACAGCGGCTCTGCGGACTGCACCATCATC GTGTGGGACATTCAGAACCTGCAGAAGGTGAACACAATCCGTGCCCACGACAACCCTGTGTGCACGCTGGTGTCCTCCCACAACATGCTCTTCAGCGGCTCCCTCAAGGCCATCAAG GTGTGGGACATTGTGGGCACTGAGCTGAAGCTCAAGAAGGAGCTCACCGGCCTCAACCACTGGGTGCGGGCCCTGGTGGCCGCCCAGAGCTACCTGTACAGTGGTTCCTACCAGACAATCAAG ATCTGGGATATCCGCACCCTGGACTGCATCCATGTGCTGCAGACGTCAGGGGGCAGCGTCTACTCCATCGCTGTGACCAGCCACCACATTGTCTGTGGTACCTATGAGAACCTCATCCAT GTGTGGGACATCGAGTCCAAGGAGCAGGTGCGCACCCTGACAGGCCATGTGGGCACCGTGTACGCCCTGGCAGTCATCTCCACGCCAGACCAGACCAAAGTCTTCAGCGCCTCTTACGACCGGTCCCTGCGG GTCTGGAGCATGGACAACATGATCTGCACGCAGACCCTGCTGCGTCATCAGGGCAGTGTGACCGCACTGGCAGTGTCCCGGGGCCGCCTCTTCTCAGGGGCTGTGGACAGCACTGTGAAG GTCTGGACTTGCTAA
- the TRAF7 gene encoding E3 ubiquitin-protein ligase TRAF7 isoform X3 translates to METTFGPAFSAVTTITKADGTSTYKQHRRTPSSSSTLAFSPRDEEDSMPPISTPRRSDSAISVRSLHSESSMSLRSTFSLPEEEEEPEPLVFAEQPSVKLCCQLCCGVFKDPVITTCGHTFCRRCALKSEKCPVDNAKLTVVVNNIAVAEQIGELFIHCRHGCRAVGAGKPTTFEVDPRGCPFTIKLSARKDHEGSCDYRPVRCPNNPSCPPLLKMHLEAHLKECEHIKCPHSKYGCTFIGNQDTYETHLETCRFEGLKEFLQQTDDRFQEMHVALAQKDQEIAFLRSMLGKLSEKIDQLEKSLELKFDVLDENQSKLSEDLMEFRRDASMLNDELSHINARLNMGILGSYDPQQIFKCKGTFVGHQGPVWCLCVYSMGDLLFSGSSDKTIKVWDTCTTYKCQKTLEGHDGIVLALCIQGCKLYSGSADCTIIVWDIQNLQKVNTIRAHDNPVCTLVSSHNMLFSGSLKAIKVWDIVGTELKLKKELTGLNHWVRALVAAQSYLYSGSYQTIKIWDIRTLDCIHVLQTSGGSVYSIAVTSHHIVCGTYENLIHVWDIESKEQVRTLTGHVGTVYALAVISTPDQTKVFSASYDRSLRVWSMDNMICTQTLLRHQGSVTALAVSRGRLFSGAVDSTVKVWTC, encoded by the exons ATGGAGACCACCTTTGGACCCGCCTTCTCGGCTGTCACCACCATCACAAAAG CGGACGGCACCAGCACGTACAAGCAGCACCGCAGGACGCCCTCTTCCTCCAGCACCCTGGCCTTCTCCCCGCGAGATGAGGAGGACAGCATG CCCCCCATCAGCACTCCCCGCCGCTCGGACTCGGCCATCTCCGTCCGCTCCCTACACTCTGAGTCCAGCATGTCCTTGCGCTCCACGTTCTCGCTgcccgaggaggaggaggagccg GAGCCGTTGGTGTTTGCCGAGCAGCCTTCGGTAAAGCTGTGCTGCCAGCTGTGCTGCGGTGTGTTCAAGGACCCGGTGATCACCACATGCGGG CACACCTTCTGTCGGAGATGCGCCCTCAAGTCAG AGAAGTGTCCCGTGGACAACGCCAAGCTGACTGTGGTGGTGAACAACATCGCTGTGGCCGAGCAGATCGGAGAGCTGTTTATCCACTGCCGGCACGGCTGCCGGGCGGTGGGGGCTGGTAAACCCACCACCTTTGAGGTGGACCCCCGGGGCTGCCCCTTCACCATCAAGCTCAGTGCCCGCAA GGACCACGAGGGCAGCTGTGACTACCGGCCTGTGCGGTGCCCCAACAACCCCAGCTGTCCCCCACTCCTCAAGATGCACCTGGAGGCCCACCTCAAGGAGTGTGAGCACATCAAGTGTCCCCACTCCAAGTACGG GTGCACGTTCATCGGGAACCAGGACACATACGAGACTCACCTGGAGACATGCCGCTTTGAGGGCCTGAAGGAATTCCTGCAGCAGACAGAcgaccgtttccaggagatgcaTGTGGCGCTGGCACAGAAGGACCAGGAGATCGCCTTCCTGCGCTCCATGCTGGGCAAGCTTTCGGAGAAGATCGACCAACTGGAGAAGAGCCTGGAGCTCAAGTTTG ATGTCCTGGATGAGAATCAGAGCAAGCTCAGCGAGGACCTCATGGAATTCCGGAGGGATGCCTCCATGCTGAAC GACGAGTTATCTCACATCAACGcacggctgaacatgggcatcctGGGAT CCTATGACCCTCAGCAGATCTTCAAGTGTAAGGGGACCTTTGTGGGCCACCAGGGTCCCGTCTGGTGCCTCTGTGTCTATTCCATGGGTGACCTCCTCTTCAGTGGCTCCTCAGACAAGACCATCAAG gtgtgggacACCTGCACCACCTACAAGTGCCAGAAGACACTGGAGGGCCACGATGGCATTGTGCTGGCGCTCTGCATCCAGGG GTGCAAGCTCTACAGCGGCTCTGCGGACTGCACCATCATC GTGTGGGACATTCAGAACCTGCAGAAGGTGAACACAATCCGTGCCCACGACAACCCTGTGTGCACGCTGGTGTCCTCCCACAACATGCTCTTCAGCGGCTCCCTCAAGGCCATCAAG GTGTGGGACATTGTGGGCACTGAGCTGAAGCTCAAGAAGGAGCTCACCGGCCTCAACCACTGGGTGCGGGCCCTGGTGGCCGCCCAGAGCTACCTGTACAGTGGTTCCTACCAGACAATCAAG ATCTGGGATATCCGCACCCTGGACTGCATCCATGTGCTGCAGACGTCAGGGGGCAGCGTCTACTCCATCGCTGTGACCAGCCACCACATTGTCTGTGGTACCTATGAGAACCTCATCCAT GTGTGGGACATCGAGTCCAAGGAGCAGGTGCGCACCCTGACAGGCCATGTGGGCACCGTGTACGCCCTGGCAGTCATCTCCACGCCAGACCAGACCAAAGTCTTCAGCGCCTCTTACGACCGGTCCCTGCGG GTCTGGAGCATGGACAACATGATCTGCACGCAGACCCTGCTGCGTCATCAGGGCAGTGTGACCGCACTGGCAGTGTCCCGGGGCCGCCTCTTCTCAGGGGCTGTGGACAGCACTGTGAAG GTCTGGACTTGCTAA